GAAAATGCCAAGGCACAAGCTCAACAAGATCTTCACAGGGCCAACGATGCTCTGCAGGACCTAACCGGAAACCTCGAAAATCTCAGCGAATCGAAGCAAGAAGCTATCAAAACTACAGAGGCTATGAAACGGAGAGCCGCGGAGCTGGAGGTGCAGCAAACCGAAGCTCAAATGGGCAGCGACACCTGGAAGCTCGACCTCGTCCTTGAGAGGGAACGCTACAAGGCTGCGTCGGGAGAGCTCATCGTTTCCAAGCAAGAGCTCGCCAACTTGAGACAAGACTTCGATGGAGCCCTTGAGGCCAAACTGGCCGCGTTTCAGAAGATTGAGGATGCGCGGCAAGCCACCAAAGCCAGCGGGGAGAGGCAGAACATGCTCTCTAAAGAAGTCTCTATGCTCCGACGTGCTCTCGATCAAGTCAAGTTCGACTCCCTCCAAGCGCAGGAGGAGCACCTCAAGCTCATCGCGGAGAAGGAGGTGCACTTGTTGGTGCATAAATCGGCCAAGGAAGTGGCCGAGATGGAAATCAAGGCCCTCAGAGAGGTGTACGGCCCTGAGGAGAATCTGTCGCATAAGCTCGAGGAAGCCACCGAGGCGATCAAGGTTCTACAGGAGCAGCTTAACGATGTGCGTGCTTCCGACCTCAACTCGTTGCAGACTGCTGTAACGGAGCTTGACTGCGCTAGAAAGGAGCTGCAGCAGCTCGTTGCTGAGGAAGTTTCAATGCACACTTCTGTGGAGTCGTTCGAGCATGAGTTGGACCATGTGAAGAGGGAGCGCACAGAGTGTGAGAAGAAGGTGTCGGAAGCAGAGTTGGAAATCGAGCAGATGAGGGCCGAGCTAGCAGAGAGGACGGCCGAGCTTGAGATGGCCCTGTCTAGGAATATTCACAAGGAAATGAATTCGGCTCTGGACAATTTGCTAGCAGAAGCTGAAAGGGCTCAGGTGGAAGCAGAGAAGACGCAGAAGGACATTGAACTACATAGGCTAAAAGCCGAAGCAGCAAACATTGCAGCTAAAGAAATTGACGAGAAGCTGCAGCTTGCGTTGCAGGAGGCTGAAGAGGCTAAAGCTGCACAAAAGCTTGCAGACAAACAGATACGAGATTCTCCCAAAGCAGATGGGGCAGACAACTTGAAGGGCCTGGGACCTGGATCTACAAGGAAGATCAGACTGTCAGTTGAGGAGTTTAAGACGATGAACCACAAGATCGAGGAAAGCAGAACTAATGCCGATTCCAAAGTGCAGTCTCTCACGGCTGACTTGCAAAAGATAAAGGCGAGCCAGAATGAAACGTCGCAGAAGACAGAGGAGATCTTGAAACAGAGTGAGGACTTACAGTTGGAGATTGAGGACGCGCTGAAGAGGGCAGAGGTGGCGGAGGCCGAGAGAAAAGTAGTTGAAGGCGAACTCCAGAAATGTCGTATAGTAGTCGGAGAGCCATCTGGAATATTGTAAATGACAAAAAGTCCAGCATAACATATCAAGAAATACCAGAATATCCCATCCTCATGTAAAAGTAGTATAGCTGTTTGATTAAGTGTAGGTAGGTAGTATTTATCAACTAACCTTTTACACTTAGATCAACTATTATCTGATTTCAAATAGAGTTATCATTAGGTTGCTTATTCAAACAGAGAACTCCATAGCTATATGCACTTTAAATCAGCTTTGTGCCCATAAGTACCAACATATATTAAATAGATATCTGCATTCACCCTTGTAGGGAAACAGCCTTGTGCCCATAAGTTCCAACATATAAAATTAAGCCATTTGCTTTACAACATATGTTAAACGGATGCAAGATTAGGACATACTTGATGATATAGAGAAGCCGGCGTCTGCAAATGGCTTCATCTGTTGCCGGGTATCGTAAAGACAGCTTTATTTGGGCAAGCTACATGAAATTACATAACAATATATAGCTATAGGATCGATAGCTAGAATTATAAGTCAAGATATTTGTGCAAGATGTGATTTCAGCACCTCAAATCCAGAGATTGGTTATCTAGAACTTGCAACTATTAATGTTTAGATCCTTGAGAAATATTGAGATCCTTGAGAAATATTGAGATCCTTGAACTTCTTTAACTCAGATTCCAAAGTGTCTGCGATGACTTCTTTATCAGCATCTTCGGGCAAAGTTACATGAACAGACCCTTGCTTTACTGGTTGGGCAGGTTGATAAAGCAAGAATTGTTGCTTAACATAATTGTAGAGTTGTTGGTGAAATGGATGGTCCAAGGAATAGCAATTTCCGGTGCTACTTTCTGAATATTTTACAGTGTCAGAAGATCTCTTACGGCAGAAATGGGGAAGGGATGAATAATCCATTATCTGCACCAAACACAGTACCTTATTGTTATAGTTAACTTGCCAAATTCAAggaattaaaaaaagaagaaaccaTTTAAAGGAGAGGAAGAAATTACCTTAAGTAgatcatcctctccacaacttGAGAGTACATCGATTTTGTTCGTTGTTATTTCCTGAAGAAGTGGCTTTACTACCTGTTAACAGCTCCAAGATTACACTCttgaataaaatattcaaaaaagaagaaagaaagttTGTCACTGGTCTTGTAATGATATATGTAGTGTTCTGTCATAAGAAAGTGTGGCAGGATCACACGAACCTTCCAACACGCTGAAAAGACGTATGGCGCATTCACAATGTAATAAGTTTGTGCTTTCTCAGGGTAGTTAAGATCGTCAATAGAAGTAATTGTAGTCAGGAGCTGCAAAAGAACAAATATGAGTATTGTTAGTGATAACATACAAATGGATCCTCTGTATCGTGAATGAAATAATGCTACTGGTTAAGGAGCTAAACGAATAACTATAGCTATTAACGTGCCTTTATCTAGTTAAGTGCTGAGAGTTTCAAGCCAGTCATATCCAGTATCTTTATACATTTACTGATATGCTTCCCATACTTTTTTGTGGCAGCAGGCTGCAATAAGAAATTAAGAATGGTGAGTCGTAGAAGTGTAAATGATCGAAGAACTTAGAGAGGAAGCACGAACATCGCTTACCAAAACCACACGATCCCTGTATTCGTTAATCTGGATGTGGGATTGCACATAATAATGAACCTAAAAACGAAGAAGAATGTAGTCAGAGGTGATGAAGAAATGGTGAAACATTGGAAAACAGAAAATCCAGTTTCATTCCATGCCGTATTGCCGTGTGCACAAATTGAGTACATGTAACTATTAGAAACGATACTTACGGATGCTCTGTCGAATGTGCTCAGGCCTACTCCAACAGCAAATACAGGGAGACCCTAATGATGAAATAGCTGCTAGTTAGTGAGTGTATGAGATTACGAAGATGAGGATAATATGATCAGACAACTGATGCATAGTCATGTATTCCTGTTCTATCAACGATCACCTCATTTGAGTAACCCGACAATCCTACAAGCTGAGAATCACGTATCCCTCTGTAAAGTTCCTCAGGAACAATTGTTTTCTGCAGTAATATGCAGCTTGTGAAGTACTGAGTGAAACAATAGTCCTAGCAAGTGATTCTATTATCATGATAGTTCACAAGTGGTTTTTAGGACATGATAGACAACGAACAAATGAGAATCGATATGTTTATATATTTGATGAAAAATGTTAAGACTCAGTTTGATCAGTCCTCACTATATGCCAAATGGAGCTAGTCAAAACCTTGAATACAAGAACATTGTGCAATATTAGCATAATTCAATTGTAATATTCAATCAGCTATTTTATTATCAACACATGTTATGTTGAAACATACCGCTAGCATATTATCAATGTCGTTCTGGACTCTCCACTCCAAGCTGTCAACCAGCTGTATGATCAGCAAGCAGTTAAAATACAATTCAGCAGAGATGCTTATCATATTACATTTCATAAACTTATTTCAGAGAAAAGGATTTTTCCAAACCATCTTTTGAGCATTTTGAACATTCCCTTCTCGGGCCATCAGAAAACATGTAAACGTTTCATGAGGATATCATTGATCCACATTCTGCAAATTGAAATGATTCAGGGCACTTCAAAAATATGGCAGAACTAAGCATCAGTTGCTTTGagcccaattttttttcagaaaacTCATTTTGCCTCGTCCATTTTcatcaaaaagaaaaacaagtttATGTCACATAATTGCAATGATTCTAAACGCAAGACAACAACCAAGGTcagatttttatttcaaaattacatTTCCCCAACTCAATACAGCAAGACTAAGTTTCTAGTATAACATAACTTAAAGCAAATACTATGTACTATGTGTCTAGGTAAACAAATGAATGAGTGTTCGAAACCAAACAATAGATAAAGGGTAGTGTATTTGTAGAGTAGAATGAGAATTGTTGAACAAGCAGAAATAATTAGAAACGTTAAAATGGAAAGGGGAAACAAACCTGGAAAGGTTTTTTAAGTGATTCGCACTGCAAACCATTCCacatgaaaaaaaatgataaaagtcaGGGAAgagacaaaaataaataaaataatgggaGAATTCAATAAATATCGACCTTCCTCCATTAGTGCTTCAAGTTGATTGATGAGTTCTTGAGTAACCTGAGCCATTCCTTTT
This sequence is a window from Salvia splendens isolate huo1 chromosome 5, SspV2, whole genome shotgun sequence. Protein-coding genes within it:
- the LOC121803817 gene encoding WEB family protein At1g12150-like, which translates into the protein MFGFSVKTLQNGFGSPRSPSAVGRGESPRVSSSPKTDVGEIDTRAPFESVKAAVSLFGESISPRARPVTKKTKAEEQKLLEKETQHHMVSKELEYYKEQLKSAENAKAQAQQDLHRANDALQDLTGNLENLSESKQEAIKTTEAMKRRAAELEVQQTEAQMGSDTWKLDLVLERERYKAASGELIVSKQELANLRQDFDGALEAKLAAFQKIEDARQATKASGERQNMLSKEVSMLRRALDQVKFDSLQAQEEHLKLIAEKEVHLLVHKSAKEVAEMEIKALREVYGPEENLSHKLEEATEAIKVLQEQLNDVRASDLNSLQTAVTELDCARKELQQLVAEEVSMHTSVESFEHELDHVKRERTECEKKVSEAELEIEQMRAELAERTAELEMALSRNIHKEMNSALDNLLAEAERAQVEAEKTQKDIELHRLKAEAANIAAKEIDEKLQLALQEAEEAKAAQKLADKQIRDSPKADGADNLKGLGPGSTRKIRLSVEEFKTMNHKIEESRTNADSKVQSLTADLQKIKASQNETSQKTEEILKQSEDLQLEIEDALKRAEVAEAERKVVEGELQKCRIVVGEPSGIL